From the Paenibacillus sp. MMS20-IR301 genome, the window CAGCATCCTGATCGCGGTACTCGTAGCCATTCCGGTCGGTATTATCGCCGCTACCCGCAAAGAATCAATCCTGGATCACATCTCCCGGGTGTTCTCGCTGATCGGTGCCTGTGTTCCGATTTTCTGGCTGGGCCTTATGTTTATCTACATCTTTTATTCTATACTCGGCTGGGCTCCGGCGCCTATGGGACGAATCAGCGGTGACCTTAACCCGCCCGTACATCTTACAGGATTGTATGTGCTGGACAGCATTCTCTCCGGAGATACGGCCGCCCTCCGAAGCAGCCTGGCGCATCTTCTGCTCCCGGCCATCTGCCTCAGCACAGGGACGATGGCAATCATTGCCCGGATGACCCGCTCCAGCATGCTGGAGGTGGTGGATCAGGACTTCGTCCGTACCGCCCGGGCCAAGGGGCTGCGGGAATCAGCCGTTATCTGCAAGCATGCGCTTGTTAATGCACTTATTCCAACGCTGACTGTCCTCGGCCTTCAATTTGGATTTCTGATGGGCGGAGCGGTCATTACGGAGACGATTTTTTCCTGGCCGGGAATCGGCGGATATGTCACCGACTCCATTCTGGCTGCAGATTACGCTCCGATTCAAGCTTTTACCCTTGTCAGCGCCGTACTTTACTGCGGTATTAACCTGGCAGTCGATTTAATCTACGGCTTCATTGACCCGCGGATCAGATATGAATAAAACGGCTTACATGAGAGGAGGAGAATGCTTGTGAGCACTGCAGCACACTCAGCACAGGGCAGTCCGGCTAAGCCTGCGGCTCCGGCCAAGCCCAGAACTCTACTATCCCTGCTGCTGCATAACCGCCTGGCCGCCCTGGGGTTAACTTTCATCTTAATCTGGACAATTATCGCGGTAATCGCCCCCTGGATCGCCCCGCATGATCCTTATGTTACAGACATGGCGAACAAGCTGCAGGGGCCGTCGGCCAGCCACTGGTTCGGAACCGACAATTTCGGCCGCGATATTCACAGCCGGGTACTCTACGGGGCGCGGATCAGCATCTGGACCGGCTTGATCGCCGTGGGCATCTCTTTCGTAATCGGTGTGCCGCTCGGCGGCATCGCCGCTTACTACGGCGGACGAACCGGAACGGTCATTATGCGGCTGATGGACATATTGCTGTCCTTCCCGTCGCTCGTTCTGTCCATGGCCATTGCCGCCTCCATCGGCGCAGGCCTGACCAGTGCAATGATCGCTGTCGGGATTGTCGGCATTCCTGAATTCGCCCGGCTGATGTTCGGGCAGACCGTCTCGCTGCGCGAGAAGGAGTATATTGAGGCCAGCCGGGCGATCGGTGTGAAGAATAC encodes:
- a CDS encoding ABC transporter permease, coding for MLVSTAAHSAQGSPAKPAAPAKPRTLLSLLLHNRLAALGLTFILIWTIIAVIAPWIAPHDPYVTDMANKLQGPSASHWFGTDNFGRDIHSRVLYGARISIWTGLIAVGISFVIGVPLGGIAAYYGGRTGTVIMRLMDILLSFPSLVLSMAIAASIGAGLTSAMIAVGIVGIPEFARLMFGQTVSLREKEYIEASRAIGVKNTVILYQHILPNALAPLMVQATLGMGFAILTASSLSFLGLGVKPPVAEWGAMISEGREYIISGQWWLVTFPGLSIATSILGFNLLGDGFRDVLDPRLRSGK
- a CDS encoding ABC transporter permease, with the protein product MFAYTLKRLVQMIPALLGIIVITFILSRVLPGDPAIMLAGEQAPEDIVNKIRQDMGLDKPLYIQFFAYIGQLLQGDIGYAYHTGHSVASDLASRFPATIELTLASILIAVLVAIPVGIIAATRKESILDHISRVFSLIGACVPIFWLGLMFIYIFYSILGWAPAPMGRISGDLNPPVHLTGLYVLDSILSGDTAALRSSLAHLLLPAICLSTGTMAIIARMTRSSMLEVVDQDFVRTARAKGLRESAVICKHALVNALIPTLTVLGLQFGFLMGGAVITETIFSWPGIGGYVTDSILAADYAPIQAFTLVSAVLYCGINLAVDLIYGFIDPRIRYE